The following are encoded together in the Malaya genurostris strain Urasoe2022 chromosome 3, Malgen_1.1, whole genome shotgun sequence genome:
- the LOC131439220 gene encoding uncharacterized protein LOC131439220: MEVIEIEVEKEVTNPFVKSGLVRTPPPQTQQVQKQHTNEQQGQQQYSAWTKPPKPPRVEAAKKLVDELHEYVDKRSNVHKDIKALVIKLQGALGSAVKEWKSVVQRAEAGEKELLAAKTALEARRAAQMQRAEADTAKREVNTASSVPPGMQSTPFFTPKRPRASPGDARPGGPKRHKDARVTGAKLPPEATDAVNSRTEWQVVGKKKEKASKKNPPKKRNVVRTRNKSEALIVKASDDSYAEVLRAMRMNPDLKELGEDVQKVRRTRNGEMLLELKRNPKAGSISYKELTEKALGNKVEVRALCPEATLRCKDLDEITTEEDVKSALKEQCELGEVQMTIRIRNGPDGTKVASIKLPVDAANKALKVEKICVGWSVCPLSVSQLPDVCFKCLGFGHFARNCQGPDRSKLCRRCGEEGHKAKDCTKPPKCLICAATEDNKHPTGGSRCPAFKRASATKSQWRCDVAIISEPYQIPPGDGNWTSDGAKTAAIWAVGKYPIQEVVHCADEGFVIAKINGVFICSCYAPPRWTIEQFNRMLDKLTEELTDRRPVVVAGDFNAWAVEWGSRLTNPRGSSLLEALAKLNVDLANDGTTTTYRKDGRESIIDVTFCSPGMIGSMDWRVCEEYTHSDHQAIRYCVGRNSQVESSRTQFGERKWKTANFNKDVFVEALRLERNTINLSAEELTATLSRACDATMPRMGKPRNGRRPAYWWNSTIADLRARCLHARRRMQRARNSGEREERRTYLYPAINGYKRCYDDRAKDETLGTSHRRETKCIKDT, translated from the exons ATGGAAGTAATTGAAATCGAAGTTGAGAAAGAAGTGACAAATCCGTTTGTCAAGAGTGGCTTGGTGAGGACACCGCCGCCGCAAACCCAGCAGGTGCAAAAGCAGCACACGAACGAGCAGCAGGGTCAGCAGCAGTATAGCGCGTGGACGAAACCACCAAAACCACCGAGGGTAGAGGCAGCGAAAAAGTTGGTGGACGAGCTGCACGAGTATGTGGATAAGAGAAGCAACGTGCACAAAGACATCAAGGCGTTGGTGATTAAGCTCCAAGGCGCTCTTGGTTCAGCTGTCAAGGAGTGGAAAAGCGTAGTGCAGAGAGCAGAAGCTGGGGAGAAGGAGTTGTTAGCGGCGAAAACTGCCTTAGAGGCACGTCGCGCAGCGCAAATGCAAAGGGCTGAAGCCGACACAGCTAAGAGGGAGGTCAACACGGCGAGTAGTGTCCCCCCTGGGATGCAGTCCACGCCCTTCTTCACACCAAAGAGGCCAAGGGCATCGCCAGGAGATGCTAGACCAGGTGGTCCCAAGAGACACAAGGATGCCCGTGTCACTGGAGCTAAACTACCACCAGAAGCAACCGACGCGGTAAACAGCCGCACTGAATGGCAGGTCGTCGGCAAAAAAAAGGAGAAAGCGAGCAAGAAAAACCCGCCCAAAAAACGTAATGTCGTCAGGACGAGGAATAAGAGCGAGGCTCTCATCGTCAAAGCGAGCGACGACTCGTACGCCGAAGTCCTACGCGCTATGCGGATGAACCCGGATCTTAAGGAGCTAGGGGAAGACGTGCAAAAGGTTAGGCGCACTCGTAATGGTGAGATGCTCCTCGAGCTGAAAAGAAACCCCAAAGCAGGCAGCATCTCGTACAAGGAGCTTACCGAGAAAGCCCTCGGAAACAAGGTGGAAGTAAGAGCCTTGTGCCCGGAAGCGACTCTCCGGTGTAAAGATCTGGACGAGATTACTACGGAGGAGGATGTAAAATCAGCCCTGAAGGAGCAATGCGAGCTAGGAGAGGTCCAGATGACCATCCGTATCAGGAATGGACCTGACGGCACCAAGGTAGCCTCAATTAAGCTGCCAGTAGATGCAGCTAATAAAGCGTTGAAAGTGGAGAAAATATGTGTGGGTTGGTCTGTGTGCCCACTGAGCGTTTCCCAGCTACCGGACGTGTGCTTCAAGTGTCTGGGTTTTGGTCACTTCGCACGGAACTGTCAAGGGCCGGATAGGAGCAAACTATGCAGAAGGTGTGGCGAGGAAGGTCACAAGGCAAAAGATTGCACGAAGCCTCCGAAATGCCTAATTTGCGCTGCCACGGAGGATAACAAACATCCTACAGGCGGTAGCAGATGCCCAGCCTTCAAACGAGCGAGTGCAACGAAGTCCCAGTGGAG ATGCGATGTTGCGATAATTTCGGAGCCATACCAAATTCCACCCGGAGATGGAAACTGGACATCAGACGGAGCCAAAACAGCAGCGATATGGGCAGTGGGAAAATACCCCATTCAAGAAGTGGTGCACTGCGCAGATGAAGGGTTTGTTATAGCCAAAATCAACGGAGTCTTCATCTGTAGTTGTTATGCACCTCCACGTTGGACGATCGAGCAGTTCAACCGGATGTTGGACAAACTAACGGAAGAGCTAACCGACCGAAGACCAGTAGTAGTAGCTGgtgacttcaatgcctgggcggtCGAATGGGGCAGCCGCCTCACGAACCCAAGGGGAAGCAGTCTTCTGGAGGCCCTAGCTAAGCTGAACGTAGATCTTGCCAATGACGGTACCACCACCACCTACCGTAAGGATGGTCGAGAGTCCATCATAGATGTCACTTTCTGCAGCCCGGGAATGATAGGGAGCATGGACTGGAGAGTGTGCGAAGAATACACCCACAGCGATCATCAAGCGATCCGGTATTGTGTTGGGCGCAACTCGCAGGTGGAATCAAGCAGAACGCAGTTTGGTGAGCGAAAGTGGAAAACAGCGAACTTTAACAAGGACGTATTTGTGGAAGCACTGAGGCTCGAGCGCAACACAATAAACCTCAGCGCGGAAGAGCTGACTGCAACACTATCACGTGCGTGTGATGCAACCATGCCTAGAATGGGAAAACCCAGAAATGGGCGACGTCCGGCGTACTGGTGGAATTCGACGATCGCTGACCTGCGGGCACGTTGTCTACATGCCAGGAGAAGGATGCAGAGAGCTAGAAACAGCGGCGAAAGGGAGGAAAGAAG GACTTACTTATACCCGGCAATCAACGGATATAAACGGTGCTATGACGATCGAGCTAAAGACGAAACCTTAGGCACAAGTCATAGGCGTGAGACCAAATGTATTAAAGATACTTAG